In Candidatus Nitronauta litoralis, one DNA window encodes the following:
- a CDS encoding cytochrome c — MKTCWILLLILLFPVSANAHNKPLLKKVYKLAEKFEVKRGKELFQKNGCAMCHGEDGSGNGPMASSLKNHPRNFQNYYEMHRMPDVRIEQAIREGLEGTAMPAFPDFSDKELIDLTQYLRSFMIDSYTTVDICLYEKSVLEASGAPQGYHVEVDEPERLEFKKRGDKITFQIKNWGKFLGKKSWRTHLRIMKGERIVSLVSIKVKPCLGKIEQLVKSLSE; from the coding sequence ATGAAAACCTGTTGGATATTGTTGTTAATTTTATTGTTTCCTGTTTCAGCAAATGCTCACAATAAGCCACTCCTGAAGAAGGTTTACAAACTTGCGGAAAAATTTGAAGTGAAAAGAGGTAAGGAACTATTTCAAAAAAATGGATGTGCTATGTGTCATGGAGAAGATGGTTCCGGAAATGGTCCCATGGCGAGCAGTCTAAAAAACCATCCTCGAAATTTTCAAAATTATTATGAAATGCACCGCATGCCAGATGTCCGGATTGAACAGGCTATTCGGGAAGGCTTGGAGGGAACCGCCATGCCGGCCTTTCCAGATTTCAGTGATAAGGAATTGATAGATCTCACCCAATATTTGCGTTCTTTCATGATTGATTCTTACACAACTGTTGATATTTGCCTGTATGAAAAATCTGTTCTGGAAGCAAGCGGTGCTCCCCAGGGTTATCATGTTGAAGTGGATGAACCCGAGCGGCTGGAGTTTAAAAAGCGGGGAGACAAAATTACCTTCCAAATTAAAAACTGGGGTAAGTTTCTGGGGAAGAAGTCCTGGCGAACTCATTTGAGGATAATGAAGGGCGAGCGGATTGTTTCTCTGGTTTCTATCAAAGTCAAACCCTGCCTTGGCAAAATTGAACAACTGGTCAAAAGTCTTTCCGAGTGA
- a CDS encoding DUF481 domain-containing protein, producing MSYFPGSLRAGFALVFFLMGVLLWLPNPVLADKIKFKPGNILAGTLHGFSGGTVLFSTPDSPKVKIPAGKIIKVYTKKHVVVVMRNNARLIGRLVPVRGKGKFGIRLASAKGRKKPVVLSWGDVKAINPPDRHWAGSVALGGGTQTGNTERTNLSVSGEGELALKRDSFFLSFLHNFAEENDKVTARNTYGSFKFEHSFNSKWFWLLSSELLNDKFKDLNLRAIIGPGVGYTIWDDDVKVLKLEGGLSYFSEDLKVGMDDQWFTARFAGRFTYKLFEWLKFVNKVLVYPSVEDLNDFTLRNEANIIANMGDGWGIKVSNILEHNSMPPLGVVKDDTTWIYSVQYEF from the coding sequence ATGTCTTATTTTCCTGGTTCCCTTCGTGCTGGTTTTGCCCTGGTTTTCTTTTTAATGGGAGTCTTGCTTTGGCTTCCGAATCCCGTTTTAGCCGACAAAATAAAATTCAAGCCTGGAAATATCCTTGCAGGTACTTTGCATGGTTTTTCAGGGGGAACGGTTTTATTTTCTACACCCGACTCGCCGAAGGTAAAGATTCCGGCGGGTAAGATCATCAAGGTTTACACCAAAAAACATGTGGTGGTTGTCATGAGGAATAATGCAAGGCTGATTGGACGCCTTGTGCCGGTGCGTGGGAAGGGTAAATTCGGGATTCGTCTTGCCAGTGCTAAGGGCCGGAAAAAGCCTGTTGTGTTGTCCTGGGGGGATGTCAAGGCTATCAATCCTCCGGACCGTCATTGGGCGGGCAGCGTGGCTCTGGGTGGGGGTACGCAAACTGGAAACACCGAACGGACCAACCTTTCTGTCAGCGGTGAAGGCGAGTTGGCTTTAAAACGGGATTCCTTTTTTCTTTCTTTTCTGCACAACTTTGCTGAAGAGAACGATAAGGTGACCGCCCGAAACACCTATGGTTCTTTTAAGTTTGAACATTCATTTAATTCCAAATGGTTCTGGTTGCTCAGTTCAGAATTGTTGAATGACAAATTCAAGGATTTGAATTTGCGTGCGATTATCGGGCCGGGAGTGGGTTACACAATCTGGGATGATGACGTCAAGGTATTAAAACTGGAGGGTGGACTTTCTTATTTTTCGGAAGATTTGAAAGTTGGAATGGATGATCAATGGTTCACAGCAAGATTTGCTGGCAGATTTACTTATAAGCTTTTTGAATGGTTGAAGTTTGTGAATAAAGTTCTGGTTTATCCCAGCGTTGAAGACCTGAATGATTTCACGCTCAGGAATGAAGCCAATATTATTGCCAATATGGGGGATGGGTGGGGCATAAAGGTTTCCAATATTCTGGAGCACAACAGTATGCCGCCTCTTGGGGTAGTGAAAGATGATACGACCTGGATTTATTCTGTTCAGTATGAATTTTAG